From a region of the Pontixanthobacter gangjinensis genome:
- the hspQ gene encoding heat shock protein HspQ, with protein MERTQFFSQTAGRTIDVPRHASARFGIGDVVRHRMFDFRGVIFDIDPVFANSEEWYQSIPEHIRPDREQPYYHLLAENDESSYVAYVSQQNLLPDADGGPVEHPNVEELFESFDNGGYKMRRSLTH; from the coding sequence ATGGAACGCACACAGTTCTTTTCCCAGACCGCAGGCCGCACGATTGATGTTCCTCGCCATGCGAGCGCACGCTTCGGTATAGGCGATGTCGTGCGTCACCGGATGTTTGATTTTCGCGGCGTGATTTTCGACATCGATCCCGTCTTCGCCAACAGCGAGGAATGGTACCAGTCGATTCCCGAACACATTCGCCCTGATCGCGAACAGCCCTATTATCACTTATTGGCGGAAAACGACGAATCATCCTACGTCGCTTACGTCAGCCAGCAAAATCTATTGCCCGATGCCGATGGCGGCCCAGTAGAACACCCCAATGTTGAGGAATTGTTCGAAAGCTTTGACAATGGCGGATATAAGATGCGGCGCTCGCTCACGCACTAA